Proteins encoded within one genomic window of Leptolyngbya sp. SIO1E4:
- a CDS encoding Rpn family recombination-promoting nuclease/putative transposase: MRRDSIFYRLFQQSPALLFELLDDPPPNAQDYRFDSVAVKEPKFEIDGVFLPPESDAQGVVYFCEVQFQKDEQLYERLFGESFLYFYRNRSRFSDWQAVVIYPSRTIEQNQIYPYRALLRSEQVQRVYLDELGAIEQLPLGVALMALTTVDEAIAPEVARELLTRSRREPLSEAVSRTIMDMVTTIIVYKFTNLSRQEVEAMLGLNLQETRVYQEAKAEGEQIGEQRGLEQGERSLILRQLTRKVGDIPQELRSQVEQLSLTQLESLGEALLDFSTRQDLIAWLEGDRAED; the protein is encoded by the coding sequence ATGCGGCGTGATTCTATTTTCTATCGATTGTTTCAGCAGTCTCCAGCATTGTTGTTTGAGTTGCTAGATGACCCTCCCCCCAACGCTCAGGATTACCGCTTTGATTCTGTCGCGGTGAAAGAACCTAAGTTTGAAATTGATGGGGTATTCTTGCCACCGGAATCAGATGCACAGGGAGTGGTTTATTTCTGTGAAGTTCAGTTTCAAAAAGACGAGCAGCTTTATGAGCGGTTATTTGGGGAGTCGTTTCTATATTTCTATCGCAACCGCAGCCGCTTCAGTGACTGGCAAGCCGTGGTGATTTATCCGTCCCGAACGATAGAGCAGAATCAGATCTATCCCTATCGTGCATTGTTGAGAAGTGAGCAGGTACAACGGGTTTATCTGGATGAATTAGGTGCAATTGAACAACTACCGCTTGGAGTTGCTCTGATGGCACTGACAACGGTGGATGAGGCTATTGCACCAGAAGTTGCGAGGGAACTGCTGACCCGTTCTCGTCGGGAGCCCCTTTCTGAAGCGGTCAGTCGCACCATAATGGACATGGTGACGACAATCATAGTTTACAAATTCACGAATTTAAGTCGGCAGGAGGTTGAAGCTATGTTGGGGCTGAACTTGCAGGAAACTCGGGTATATCAAGAAGCTAAAGCGGAAGGAGAACAGATTGGAGAACAAAGGGGGCTTGAGCAAGGGGAGCGATCGCTCATCCTCCGCCAACTGACTCGTAAAGTCGGAGACATTCCACAAGAGCTGCGATCGCAAGTCGAGCAATTATCGTTAACTCAATTGGAATCTCTAGGAGAAGCACTGTTGGATTTCTCGACACGCCAGGATTTGATTGCTTGGTTAGAGGGCGATCGCGCAGAGGACTAG
- a CDS encoding GNAT family N-acetyltransferase: protein MTPQIRVATDMDLENLASLITIFRDHLAQQTPHKAAILASLRKLLAEDDVEFLVADIGDGITAAYTQTRYYYSLWSTGFEAQIEDVFVMPTERKKGIGARLVQRVVSRARERGCCLITLNTNERNALALHLYTKAGFVAERSRWKGGRQLWLELPL, encoded by the coding sequence ATGACGCCTCAAATACGGGTTGCCACAGACATGGATTTAGAGAACTTGGCTAGTCTGATTACTATTTTCCGAGATCATTTGGCTCAACAGACTCCTCATAAAGCTGCTATCTTAGCCTCCTTGAGAAAGCTATTAGCTGAAGACGATGTAGAGTTCTTAGTAGCTGATATCGGTGACGGTATTACTGCTGCATACACACAAACTCGGTACTATTATTCTCTATGGTCTACGGGTTTTGAAGCGCAAATCGAAGACGTGTTCGTAATGCCTACTGAAAGGAAGAAAGGTATTGGTGCGAGACTCGTTCAACGTGTCGTGTCTCGTGCCCGCGAACGCGGTTGTTGTTTGATTACTTTGAATACCAACGAACGCAACGCTTTGGCGCTACACCTATATACTAAGGCTGGTTTTGTCGCTGAACGCTCACGATGGAAGGGTGGTCGTCAGCTCTGGCTTGAACTGCCTCTGTAG
- a CDS encoding AraC family transcriptional regulator gives MHDRQIQLRAEYQSRINRVLDYIEANLGCELALSKLAEVAMFSPYHFHRIFRAMVGETPSQFVQRVRLEKAAALLLNNLAKPITRVAIDCGFSSSATFARAFRDKFGLTASEWRECHGKIDRKNCKTDSKQGQTLRNWQQEYDVVALYSSNALNHLRWRLTMTSDLKRDLNFDVEVKALPDMTVAYVRHVGPYQGDTELFGQLFGKLCTWAGPRGLLGRPGSKLMSVYHDSPEITDDAKLRLSVCMTVPEDTQVEGEIGKMVIHAATYAVGHFEINSDQYEAAWNALMGAWLPESGYQPADGLCFEDYLNDPKEHPEGKHIVDIHIPVKPL, from the coding sequence ATGCATGATAGGCAAATACAACTCAGAGCTGAGTATCAGTCCCGCATTAATCGTGTGCTTGACTACATTGAGGCCAACTTGGGGTGCGAACTGGCGCTCTCTAAGCTAGCTGAGGTAGCCATGTTTTCTCCCTACCATTTTCATCGCATCTTTCGGGCAATGGTGGGCGAGACACCCAGCCAGTTTGTCCAACGGGTCAGACTAGAAAAAGCAGCGGCGTTGCTCCTCAACAACCTTGCCAAACCCATCACCCGAGTTGCGATTGATTGCGGATTTTCCAGTTCGGCCACCTTTGCTAGAGCCTTTCGAGACAAATTCGGGCTGACTGCCAGCGAGTGGCGCGAGTGTCACGGCAAAATAGATCGCAAGAATTGCAAAACAGATAGCAAACAGGGGCAAACGCTCCGCAACTGGCAACAAGAATATGACGTTGTCGCTCTCTACAGTAGTAATGCACTAAATCATTTGCGGTGGAGGTTAACGATGACAAGTGACCTTAAGAGAGATCTCAATTTTGATGTCGAAGTTAAAGCGCTGCCTGATATGACGGTTGCCTATGTGCGACATGTCGGTCCCTACCAGGGAGATACTGAGTTGTTCGGACAACTATTCGGTAAGCTCTGTACTTGGGCAGGGCCCAGAGGGTTGCTGGGTAGGCCGGGTTCTAAGCTGATGTCTGTCTATCACGATTCTCCAGAGATCACCGACGATGCCAAGCTGCGGTTAAGTGTTTGCATGACGGTGCCTGAGGATACCCAGGTTGAGGGTGAGATTGGCAAGATGGTCATCCACGCTGCGACTTATGCAGTCGGTCACTTTGAGATCAACAGCGATCAGTATGAGGCAGCCTGGAATGCTTTGATGGGTGCTTGGCTACCGGAGAGCGGCTATCAGCCAGCAGACGGCTTGTGCTTTGAAGATTATCTGAATGATCCTAAAGAGCATCCAGAAGGCAAGCACATTGTGGATATCCATATACCGGTCAAGCCGCTCTAG
- a CDS encoding nucleotidyltransferase family protein has protein sequence MGSKNIDLPVEQLQEFCQRHQITEFALFGSVLRDDFRPDSDIDVLVTFDPNANRGLSETLQMKNELQVIFGRKVDLIVKAAIERSENWLRRKNILESAQVIYAARP, from the coding sequence ATGGGATCAAAAAATATTGACCTACCCGTAGAGCAGCTTCAAGAATTTTGTCAGCGCCACCAAATTACTGAATTTGCGCTATTTGGCTCAGTTCTACGCGATGATTTTCGTCCCGATAGCGATATTGACGTGCTGGTTACCTTTGATCCCAATGCTAACCGTGGTTTGTCCGAAACCCTACAAATGAAAAATGAACTGCAAGTCATCTTTGGCCGCAAGGTTGACCTTATTGTCAAAGCAGCCATTGAACGCAGTGAAAACTGGTTGCGTCGTAAGAATATCTTGGAATCAGCGCAGGTGATTTATGCCGCGCGACCATGA
- a CDS encoding Rieske 2Fe-2S domain-containing protein, which produces MTTDVRFVPAVESNSPADQVTSEAANDTFQWTQQWYPIAVVETLDPSRPHALQVLGKSVMIWRDAQQQWQCFEDACPHRLAPLSEGRVEADGTLLCAYHAWRFDKNGQCVSIPQSKDKTIEAANCSRPQACAIAYPTQEQQGLLWVWPEAGESGVSNSQGRSPRLIPEIEESSDRVIKLFWNQRDLPYGWDYFMENVADPAHVPVSHHGIMGSRYTDASYYDMPRLREVSTQEGFAFGVTSTSSTVVSASHDFQPPCLMKISSTFTDGGQLILVLYATPTRPGWCRHIGCQILVKNEAGKTPPGLGFFALPMPQWFGHILASLFLHQDLVFLHYQERTLGQRGRDRWLDEVYTPNPQDKMIITFRQWLEYRAGGGVPWDESCDPTLPPAEHDKDKLFDVWSTHTQHCHYCQTALKRIDRLTAIATIVAVGLLIAGLMVDARAMAAHTVMNPTTASLWVAPPLAFWGLMGGAGVMAIAAGLLRKLRQLFYVYRFEHADND; this is translated from the coding sequence ATGACCACTGATGTGAGATTCGTTCCTGCTGTTGAGTCAAACTCCCCTGCTGACCAAGTTACCTCTGAGGCAGCTAACGATACGTTTCAATGGACCCAACAGTGGTACCCCATCGCAGTCGTGGAAACCCTTGATCCATCTCGCCCTCATGCTCTACAAGTGTTAGGAAAATCCGTCATGATCTGGCGAGACGCCCAGCAGCAGTGGCAGTGCTTTGAGGATGCCTGCCCTCATCGGTTAGCGCCATTATCGGAAGGGCGGGTAGAAGCTGACGGCACGTTACTCTGTGCGTATCATGCCTGGCGATTTGATAAGAACGGGCAGTGCGTCAGCATTCCCCAATCGAAAGACAAAACAATTGAAGCCGCCAACTGTAGTCGTCCCCAAGCCTGCGCGATCGCCTACCCCACCCAAGAGCAGCAGGGGTTATTGTGGGTATGGCCAGAAGCCGGGGAATCGGGAGTCAGCAACAGCCAAGGGCGATCGCCCCGCCTGATTCCAGAGATAGAAGAGTCGTCGGATCGGGTGATCAAGCTCTTTTGGAACCAGCGAGATTTACCCTACGGGTGGGACTATTTCATGGAAAATGTGGCAGACCCAGCCCATGTGCCTGTTTCCCATCACGGCATTATGGGCAGTCGCTACACCGATGCCAGCTATTACGACATGCCGCGCCTGCGAGAGGTCTCCACTCAAGAGGGCTTTGCCTTTGGTGTCACCTCCACGTCGTCGACGGTTGTATCGGCAAGCCATGATTTTCAGCCCCCCTGTTTGATGAAAATTTCCTCCACCTTCACCGATGGGGGACAGCTGATTTTAGTCTTGTATGCCACCCCCACCCGACCCGGCTGGTGCCGCCACATTGGCTGTCAAATCCTGGTCAAAAATGAAGCTGGCAAAACACCCCCAGGGCTGGGCTTTTTTGCGCTGCCGATGCCTCAATGGTTCGGCCATATTCTAGCCTCCCTGTTTTTGCATCAAGACCTGGTGTTTCTGCATTATCAGGAACGGACATTGGGACAACGGGGGCGCGATCGCTGGCTCGACGAAGTATATACTCCCAATCCCCAAGACAAAATGATTATTACCTTCCGCCAATGGTTAGAGTACCGGGCAGGGGGAGGGGTGCCCTGGGATGAGTCTTGTGACCCGACCTTGCCCCCGGCAGAACACGACAAGGATAAGCTCTTTGATGTGTGGTCTACCCATACTCAGCATTGTCACTACTGTCAGACGGCCTTGAAGCGGATTGACCGACTGACGGCGATCGCCACGATAGTTGCTGTTGGTCTCCTCATTGCAGGGCTGATGGTAGATGCCCGAGCAATGGCTGCACACACGGTAATGAACCCCACCACTGCATCGTTATGGGTTGCACCGCCCCTGGCATTTTGGGGATTGATGGGCGGTGCTGGGGTGATGGCGATCGCCGCCGGATTACTCAGAAAGCTCCGGCAGCTCTTTTACGTCTATCGCTTCGAACATGCTGACAATGATTAA
- a CDS encoding GNAT family N-acetyltransferase, whose protein sequence is MESIDTLVHLWAETFTQAYDTIHSPENIRAYCAKNYSKKDAIAVLSSNQFDCTLAYRENLPVGYYILKHQPCPTQLDGDSYELKQIYILSSEYGTGLGRTLFKHAFEVTRQANCRWIWLCVSDSNYRAQKFYKKLKFEPIAPGPFLEVGTDKLASTIMVLHIGEA, encoded by the coding sequence GTGGAATCAATCGATACACTTGTGCATCTTTGGGCCGAAACATTTACCCAAGCCTATGACACCATCCATAGCCCGGAGAATATCCGTGCGTATTGCGCTAAAAACTATTCAAAAAAGGACGCGATCGCGGTTTTATCGAGTAACCAATTTGATTGCACGCTTGCATATCGCGAAAATTTGCCTGTGGGTTACTACATCCTTAAACACCAGCCGTGCCCAACGCAGCTAGATGGCGATTCATATGAGTTAAAACAGATATATATTCTGTCGAGTGAGTATGGAACGGGTCTCGGGAGGACGCTCTTTAAACATGCCTTTGAGGTTACCCGACAGGCAAACTGCAGATGGATATGGCTCTGTGTTTCTGATTCTAATTATCGAGCGCAGAAGTTCTATAAAAAGCTTAAGTTTGAGCCCATTGCCCCTGGGCCGTTTTTGGAGGTGGGGACGGATAAATTGGCATCAACGATCATGGTCTTGCATATCGGAGAAGCCTAA